The Catenulispora sp. EB89 genome has a segment encoding these proteins:
- a CDS encoding phage holin family protein has protein sequence MKKLLLKIGINGVALWVTTLVVSGVKIVVDPNAQNATREKVLTVLIVAVIFAAVNTLVKPLVQIATFGLFILTLGLITFVINALMLLLTSKICEHYDVRFHVDGLGSALIGALVISVVSIALHAMLPDDVKR, from the coding sequence GTGAAGAAGCTGCTGCTGAAGATCGGTATCAACGGCGTCGCCCTGTGGGTCACCACGCTGGTGGTGTCCGGCGTGAAGATCGTGGTCGATCCCAACGCCCAGAACGCCACCAGGGAGAAGGTGCTCACGGTACTCATAGTGGCGGTCATCTTCGCCGCCGTGAACACCCTGGTGAAACCCCTGGTGCAGATCGCGACATTCGGGTTGTTCATCCTGACCCTGGGACTGATCACCTTCGTGATCAACGCGCTCATGCTGTTGCTCACCTCGAAGATCTGCGAGCACTACGACGTGCGGTTCCACGTGGACGGCCTGGGATCGGCGCTGATCGGCGCGCTCGTCATCAGCGTGGTCTCCATCGCGCTGCACGCGATGCTCCCGGACGACGTCAAGCGCTGA
- a CDS encoding MarR family winged helix-turn-helix transcriptional regulator yields the protein MTAVEQRLGHKVKSLEQELSGAKDAVLRPMGVTVPQYTALLVINDEPGISGAELARRCLVTPQTMTTVLGNLTLKGYIERRSVPGQGRAMETTITTAGKRILARADKEVLAVEKTLAGTMAVKDQATFAKLLDQARAPFTKEEAAPKPVKRAVRTTAKKTAKKAPAKKTAAAKAAPAKKAAAKKTVKKAAAKKTAKKTAKKTAR from the coding sequence ATGACTGCGGTGGAACAGCGGCTCGGCCACAAGGTCAAGAGCCTCGAACAGGAACTCAGCGGGGCCAAGGACGCCGTGCTTCGGCCGATGGGCGTGACGGTCCCCCAGTACACAGCCCTGCTCGTCATCAATGACGAGCCCGGCATCAGTGGAGCGGAGTTGGCCCGGCGATGCCTGGTCACCCCCCAGACCATGACCACGGTCCTGGGCAACCTGACCCTCAAGGGGTACATCGAGCGCCGCTCGGTGCCCGGCCAGGGTCGTGCCATGGAGACCACGATCACCACTGCCGGCAAGCGGATCCTGGCCAGGGCCGACAAGGAGGTGCTGGCCGTCGAGAAGACGCTGGCCGGCACCATGGCCGTCAAGGACCAGGCGACGTTCGCCAAGCTGCTGGACCAGGCGCGTGCCCCCTTCACCAAGGAGGAGGCCGCCCCGAAGCCGGTGAAGCGGGCGGTGCGGACCACGGCCAAGAAGACGGCGAAGAAGGCTCCCGCCAAGAAGACCGCTGCGGCCAAGGCCGCTCCGGCCAAGAAGGCGGCGGCCAAGAAGACCGTGAAGAAGGCGGCCGCGAAGAAGACCGCCAAGAAGACGGCCAAGAAGACCGCGCGCTGA
- a CDS encoding DUF5326 family protein: MPFWLKWIALPIAGIVVSFWIISAIVGFILHGIVTLVIAAAVVGALYWGYHKVMMEIPAYRRKKLRDKQRKGLY, translated from the coding sequence ATGCCCTTCTGGCTCAAGTGGATCGCACTACCGATCGCGGGCATCGTGGTCAGTTTCTGGATCATCAGCGCGATCGTGGGCTTCATCCTGCACGGCATCGTGACCCTGGTCATCGCCGCCGCCGTCGTCGGCGCGCTGTACTGGGGATACCACAAGGTCATGATGGAGATTCCGGCCTACCGCCGGAAGAAGCTGCGCGACAAGCAGCGCAAGGGTCTCTACTAG
- a CDS encoding SPFH domain-containing protein, producing MPTAVPYVIGGVVLLVAVLIFLFKAMWRVAEPNQALIVSGRRHRGTGGDGLGFRIVTGGGSFVLPGVQVVRRLSLDLNESGLEVECVTRQGIPLHVKGVVIFKVGDDHASIANAARRFLDQQAQMGVRVHNIFAGHLRSIVGNLTVEEMIRERERLTEQTRATSGTEMEKLGLIIDSLQIQEIDDPTGYIRALAAPHAAAVNRDARIAQAAADQSATEAEAEANARKAEAMRKTSIQQAGYQAEVEEAQARAKQAGPLADARARQDVVVQETRVAELEAQRKEQQLQVEVRKPADAKAYETVTLAQAEREAKIHEAEAEAKETELRALAEAHRVKAAAEAESQAKRAMGQASADAAQAQALADAEARRARGLADAEARRAEGLAEAEARQARGLADAESRRAEGLANADARKAEGAANAEAVRARGLAEADAAKALGLAEAEAIKARGEALAEHQDAVINQQLVAQLPLVVEAGAKSFENVEHMVLLNGADGVTDVFGKALTMGGTGLGLARQMLATMGEQNGKAAVASKPARKEAVEITEITETVEAIETVEATQTRAE from the coding sequence GTGCCTACTGCCGTTCCGTACGTCATCGGGGGAGTCGTACTCCTCGTCGCAGTGCTCATATTCCTGTTCAAGGCCATGTGGCGGGTGGCCGAGCCGAACCAGGCGCTGATCGTCTCCGGGCGGCGGCACCGGGGGACCGGCGGGGACGGGCTGGGCTTTCGCATCGTCACCGGGGGCGGCAGCTTCGTGCTGCCGGGTGTGCAGGTGGTGCGGCGGTTGTCGCTGGACCTGAACGAGTCCGGGCTGGAAGTCGAGTGCGTCACCCGGCAGGGGATCCCGTTGCACGTCAAGGGGGTGGTGATCTTCAAGGTCGGGGACGATCACGCCTCGATCGCGAACGCCGCGCGGCGGTTCCTGGACCAGCAGGCGCAGATGGGGGTCCGCGTCCACAACATCTTCGCCGGGCATCTGCGCTCCATCGTCGGCAACCTGACCGTCGAGGAGATGATCCGGGAGCGCGAGCGGCTCACCGAGCAGACCCGCGCCACCAGCGGCACCGAGATGGAGAAGCTCGGCCTGATCATCGACTCGCTGCAGATCCAGGAGATCGACGACCCGACCGGGTACATCAGGGCCCTGGCGGCGCCGCACGCCGCCGCAGTCAACCGGGACGCCCGCATCGCGCAGGCCGCCGCCGACCAGAGCGCCACCGAGGCCGAGGCGGAGGCCAACGCCCGCAAGGCCGAGGCGATGCGCAAGACCAGCATCCAGCAGGCCGGCTACCAGGCCGAGGTGGAGGAGGCGCAGGCCCGCGCGAAGCAGGCCGGGCCGCTGGCCGACGCGCGGGCCCGGCAGGACGTCGTGGTGCAGGAGACCCGCGTCGCCGAGCTGGAGGCCCAGCGCAAGGAGCAGCAGCTGCAGGTCGAGGTCCGCAAGCCCGCGGACGCCAAGGCCTACGAGACCGTCACGCTGGCCCAGGCCGAGCGCGAGGCGAAGATCCACGAGGCCGAGGCGGAGGCCAAGGAGACCGAGCTGCGGGCGCTGGCCGAGGCGCACCGGGTGAAGGCCGCGGCCGAGGCGGAGTCGCAGGCCAAGCGCGCGATGGGCCAGGCGTCCGCGGACGCCGCGCAGGCCCAGGCGCTCGCCGACGCCGAAGCGCGCCGGGCCCGCGGCCTGGCCGACGCCGAAGCCCGCCGGGCCGAGGGTCTGGCCGAGGCCGAAGCCCGTCAGGCCCGCGGTCTGGCCGACGCCGAGTCCCGCCGCGCCGAGGGTCTGGCGAACGCGGACGCCCGCAAGGCCGAGGGCGCGGCGAACGCCGAGGCGGTCCGGGCCCGCGGTCTGGCCGAGGCCGACGCCGCCAAGGCGCTGGGCCTGGCCGAGGCCGAGGCGATCAAGGCCCGCGGCGAGGCGCTGGCCGAGCACCAGGACGCCGTCATCAACCAGCAGCTGGTCGCGCAGCTGCCGCTGGTGGTCGAGGCGGGCGCCAAGTCCTTCGAGAACGTCGAGCACATGGTGCTGCTCAACGGCGCCGACGGCGTCACCGACGTCTTCGGCAAGGCCCTGACGATGGGCGGCACCGGCCTCGGCCTGGCGCGCCAGATGCTGGCCACGATGGGCGAGCAGAACGGCAAGGCCGCCGTGGCGAGCAAGCCGGCCCGGAAGGAGGCGGTCGAGATCACCGAGATCACCGAGACCGTCGAGGCCATCGAGACCGTCGAGGCCACACAGACCCGCGCAGAGTAG
- a CDS encoding nuclease-related domain-containing protein — MSGVVASAMTRHGYFGVGFAALVALVLADLAYTKPADVSLAGRRASGEAATARAIKPLRFQGFTALHDRRLASGAVPGIPPLDIEHLLIGPAGVFLLDSKNWASGPKPQMIGDKLFVGMDNRETTLKRLDLEAQNLTSALGRNLPSGVKVEPVLVVHAKDLRPTPRFLDGVTILLPEQFPSVFGQMRQVMTATQASKLAETLDRVLPARSGDRPIRK; from the coding sequence GTGAGCGGAGTCGTCGCGTCCGCGATGACCCGCCACGGGTATTTCGGTGTGGGTTTCGCCGCGTTGGTGGCGCTGGTGCTGGCGGACCTGGCCTACACCAAGCCCGCCGACGTGAGCCTGGCCGGCCGCCGGGCCTCCGGCGAGGCCGCCACCGCGCGGGCGATCAAACCTTTGAGGTTCCAGGGCTTCACCGCCCTGCACGACCGCCGCCTGGCCTCCGGCGCGGTCCCCGGCATCCCGCCGCTGGACATCGAGCACCTGCTGATCGGCCCGGCCGGGGTCTTCCTGCTGGACTCGAAGAACTGGGCCTCCGGTCCCAAGCCCCAGATGATCGGCGACAAGCTCTTCGTCGGCATGGACAACCGCGAGACCACGCTCAAGCGGCTCGACCTGGAGGCCCAGAACCTCACCTCGGCGCTGGGCCGGAATCTGCCGAGCGGGGTGAAGGTCGAGCCGGTCCTGGTGGTGCACGCCAAGGACTTGCGGCCGACCCCGCGCTTCCTCGACGGCGTCACGATCCTGCTGCCCGAGCAGTTCCCGTCGGTCTTCGGCCAGATGCGCCAGGTGATGACCGCGACGCAGGCCTCGAAGCTGGCCGAGACGCTGGACCGGGTGTTGCCGGCGCGGTCGGGGGACCGGCCGATCCGGAAGTGA
- a CDS encoding fructosamine kinase family protein, protein MASTVADRVAALLNRAVLGVAAVGGGSFGKTYRIQFFTGGAAFVKTLDHAAKVAGPGYFDAEAAGLRWLREAVGEDGASGGVRVPEVLGVAEDILVTSWIAPGRPTPDGAEEFGRRLASLHARGAHSFGAEWPGYIAVLPLDNGGDEDWATFYVERRVLPYVRLARDRGHLDAEGAQVIEEVCTRIDFLAGEEERPSRIHGDAWSGNILWDGRGEGWFIDPAAHGGHRETDLAMLALFPPPYLDRIIASYDEVHPLADGWQERVPLHQLHPLLVHAALYGSDYGVRAASVARELAERLR, encoded by the coding sequence ATGGCGAGTACTGTCGCGGACCGCGTGGCCGCCCTGCTGAACAGGGCCGTGCTCGGCGTGGCCGCCGTCGGAGGCGGCTCTTTCGGGAAGACGTACCGCATACAGTTCTTCACCGGCGGCGCGGCGTTCGTGAAGACGTTGGACCACGCCGCGAAGGTGGCCGGGCCCGGATACTTCGACGCCGAGGCCGCCGGTCTGCGCTGGCTGCGCGAGGCGGTCGGCGAGGACGGCGCCTCCGGCGGCGTGCGGGTCCCCGAGGTGCTGGGCGTGGCCGAGGACATCCTGGTCACCTCCTGGATCGCCCCGGGCCGGCCGACCCCCGACGGCGCCGAGGAGTTCGGCCGCCGGCTGGCCTCCCTGCACGCCCGCGGCGCGCACAGCTTCGGCGCCGAGTGGCCCGGCTACATCGCGGTCCTGCCGTTGGACAACGGCGGCGACGAGGACTGGGCCACCTTCTACGTCGAGCGCCGGGTGCTCCCCTACGTCCGCCTGGCCCGCGACCGCGGCCACCTGGACGCCGAGGGCGCACAGGTGATCGAGGAGGTCTGCACCCGCATCGACTTCCTGGCCGGCGAGGAGGAACGGCCCTCGCGGATCCACGGCGACGCCTGGAGCGGCAACATCCTGTGGGACGGCCGGGGCGAGGGCTGGTTCATCGATCCCGCGGCGCACGGCGGCCACCGCGAGACCGACCTGGCGATGCTGGCGCTGTTCCCGCCCCCGTATCTGGACCGGATCATCGCGTCCTACGACGAGGTGCACCCCCTGGCCGACGGCTGGCAGGAGCGGGTGCCGCTGCACCAGCTGCACCCACTGCTGGTCCACGCGGCGCTGTACGGGTCCGACTACGGGGTGCGCGCGGCGTCGGTGGCCCGGGAGTTGGCCGAGCGGCTGCGGTGA
- a CDS encoding DinB family protein, translated as MSSTSTSPAVWTAPSFDRQENVPSGTERDSLERFLDWHRESLLWKCGGLTGEQLASQPLAGTDLTLLGLVRHMALVERWWFRIQFLGRKELEEIFTTKEDPDGDFHDGTADSAEADFAVFREEVELARQACVGHGLDETFEKRQETLSLRWVYLHMIEEYARHLGHADLLREAIDGATGE; from the coding sequence ATGTCTTCAACATCGACTTCGCCCGCCGTGTGGACCGCACCGTCTTTCGACCGGCAGGAGAACGTCCCCTCCGGCACCGAACGCGACAGCCTTGAACGCTTCCTGGACTGGCACCGGGAGAGCCTGCTCTGGAAGTGCGGCGGGCTCACCGGGGAGCAGCTGGCGTCGCAGCCGCTGGCCGGCACCGACCTGACGCTTCTGGGCTTGGTCCGGCACATGGCGCTGGTGGAGCGTTGGTGGTTCCGGATCCAGTTCCTGGGCCGCAAGGAACTGGAGGAGATCTTCACGACCAAGGAGGACCCCGACGGCGACTTCCACGACGGCACCGCGGACAGCGCCGAGGCCGACTTCGCAGTGTTCCGCGAGGAGGTCGAGCTCGCGCGGCAGGCGTGTGTCGGGCACGGCCTCGACGAGACGTTCGAGAAGCGTCAGGAGACCCTGTCGCTGCGCTGGGTCTACCTGCACATGATCGAGGAGTACGCGCGCCACCTCGGCCACGCCGACCTGCTGCGCGAGGCGATCGACGGTGCCACCGGGGAGTGA
- the thiC gene encoding phosphomethylpyrimidine synthase ThiC encodes MTAVNDVSTSSESSGSSASSKTYLSSDARADLRVPMREIALTNGDSVVLYDTSGPYTDPEVRTDVRFGLPALRSAWIAERGDTEQYQGRTWQPTDDGLKSADLRNLDAVFSGGRKPVRGAEGAGAVTQLAYARRGEVTAEMEYIAVREGVSAEFVRDEVARGRAVIPANVNHPEAEPMIIGRYFLTKVNANIGNSSVASSIEEEVDKMVWATRWGADTVMDLSTGRNIHTTREWILRNSPVPIGTVPIYQALEKVNGKAEDLSWEVFRDTVIEQCEQGVDYMTIHAGVLLRYVPLTATRKTGIVSRGGSIMAAWCLAHHEENFLYTNFRELTEILARYDVTYSLGDGLRPGSIYDANDAAQFAELTTLGELSKIARELGVQVMIEGPGHVPMHKIKENVELQMELCDEAPFYTLGPLTTDIAPGYDHITSAIGAAMIGWYGTAMLCYVTPKEHLGLPNRDDVKQGLIAYKIAAHASDLAKGHEGAQRWDDALSDARFEFRWEDQFNLALDPDTARAYHDETLPAAPAKTAHFCSMCGPHFCSMKITQDVRKYAEEHGLGTDEALSAGMAEMSAQFAASEHEGVYLPLVD; translated from the coding sequence ATGACGGCTGTCAATGATGTGTCCACATCGTCCGAATCCTCTGGTTCGTCCGCTTCGAGCAAGACGTATCTGTCCTCCGACGCGCGGGCCGACCTGCGCGTGCCGATGCGCGAGATCGCGCTGACCAACGGCGACTCCGTCGTCCTGTACGACACCTCCGGTCCCTACACCGACCCGGAGGTGCGTACCGACGTCCGCTTCGGTCTGCCGGCGCTGCGCAGCGCGTGGATCGCCGAGCGCGGCGACACCGAGCAGTACCAGGGCCGCACCTGGCAGCCGACCGACGACGGGCTCAAGTCCGCCGACCTGCGCAACCTCGACGCGGTGTTCTCCGGCGGGCGCAAGCCGGTGCGCGGGGCCGAGGGCGCCGGCGCGGTCACCCAGCTCGCCTACGCGCGGCGCGGCGAGGTCACCGCCGAGATGGAGTACATCGCGGTGCGGGAGGGCGTCAGCGCCGAGTTCGTGCGGGACGAGGTCGCCCGCGGCCGCGCGGTGATCCCGGCCAACGTGAACCACCCCGAGGCCGAGCCGATGATCATCGGCCGGTACTTCCTGACCAAGGTGAACGCCAACATCGGCAACTCCTCGGTGGCCTCCTCGATCGAGGAGGAGGTGGACAAGATGGTGTGGGCCACGCGCTGGGGCGCCGACACCGTGATGGACCTCTCCACCGGCCGCAACATCCACACCACGCGCGAGTGGATCCTGCGCAACAGCCCGGTCCCGATCGGGACCGTGCCGATCTACCAGGCGCTGGAGAAGGTCAACGGCAAGGCCGAGGACCTGTCGTGGGAGGTGTTCCGGGACACCGTGATCGAGCAGTGCGAGCAGGGTGTGGACTACATGACGATCCACGCCGGCGTGCTGCTGCGCTACGTCCCGCTCACCGCCACCCGCAAGACCGGCATCGTCTCCCGCGGCGGTTCGATCATGGCCGCCTGGTGCCTGGCGCACCACGAGGAAAACTTCCTGTACACCAATTTCAGGGAGCTGACGGAGATCCTGGCGCGCTACGACGTCACGTACTCCCTCGGCGACGGCCTGCGCCCCGGCTCCATCTACGACGCCAACGACGCGGCCCAGTTCGCGGAGCTGACCACGCTCGGCGAACTGTCGAAGATCGCCCGCGAGCTCGGCGTGCAGGTGATGATCGAGGGCCCGGGCCACGTCCCGATGCACAAGATCAAGGAGAACGTGGAGCTCCAGATGGAGCTGTGCGACGAGGCGCCGTTCTACACCCTCGGCCCGCTCACCACCGACATCGCCCCCGGCTACGACCACATCACCTCCGCGATCGGCGCGGCGATGATCGGCTGGTACGGCACCGCGATGCTCTGCTACGTCACCCCCAAGGAGCACCTGGGCCTGCCCAACCGCGACGACGTCAAGCAGGGCCTGATCGCCTACAAGATCGCCGCGCACGCCTCCGACCTGGCCAAGGGCCACGAAGGTGCGCAGCGCTGGGACGACGCGCTGTCCGACGCCCGCTTCGAGTTCCGCTGGGAGGACCAGTTCAACCTGGCCCTGGACCCGGACACGGCCCGCGCGTACCACGACGAGACCCTGCCGGCGGCCCCGGCGAAGACTGCCCACTTCTGCTCGATGTGCGGTCCGCACTTCTGCTCGATGAAGATCACGCAGGACGTCCGCAAGTACGCCGAGGAGCACGGCCTCGGCACCGACGAGGCGCTGTCGGCCGGCATGGCGGAGATGTCGGCGCAGTTCGCGGCCTCCGAGCACGAGGGCGTCTACCTGCCGCTCGTGGACTGA
- a CDS encoding WxL protein peptidoglycan domain-containing protein — translation MLLAVALLVGVSIAFGSADARADSGSWSVQPAPKPGSPAGARQYFILEGRPGSTLQDGLAVSNYTDHPITYYVYGADGYNTPKDGQFALRDHGYPMTGVGSWVRTAFPTITVPARTSTVVPISIAIPQNASPGDHVGGVSGMDTAVESVQQQGNVRVGIKRVVAARLYVHVDGPAVGGLTVTNLKVSGSAPFPAYVSDSDGTVTATVTNSGNLLESPKAHLHATGIFGTLIDRTVQLPQILPGQSVDFSQVWKNMPPFEIGTLHLDVTDESASPPVTSTAEASVTLIPWFTLLVVVLVVLALLVALVFWRRRRSPLPLPAGREPSKAAAP, via the coding sequence GTGCTCCTGGCCGTCGCGTTACTCGTCGGTGTCTCCATCGCCTTCGGGAGCGCAGACGCCAGGGCGGACAGCGGGTCATGGTCCGTGCAGCCCGCGCCGAAGCCGGGTTCGCCGGCCGGCGCGCGCCAGTACTTCATCCTGGAGGGCCGGCCGGGCAGCACTCTGCAGGACGGTCTCGCGGTGTCCAACTACACCGACCACCCGATCACCTACTACGTGTACGGCGCAGACGGCTACAACACCCCGAAGGACGGCCAGTTCGCGCTGCGGGACCACGGGTACCCGATGACCGGCGTCGGTTCCTGGGTGCGCACCGCGTTCCCGACTATCACTGTTCCAGCGCGTACCTCCACTGTCGTGCCGATCTCTATAGCGATTCCTCAGAACGCCTCTCCAGGCGATCACGTAGGCGGCGTCTCCGGTATGGACACCGCCGTGGAGAGCGTGCAGCAGCAGGGGAACGTCCGGGTCGGCATCAAGCGCGTCGTCGCCGCGCGGCTCTATGTGCATGTCGACGGTCCCGCTGTCGGCGGTCTGACGGTCACCAACCTGAAAGTCTCCGGATCCGCACCTTTCCCGGCCTATGTGAGTGACAGTGACGGGACGGTTACTGCAACGGTCACTAATAGCGGCAACTTGCTGGAGTCCCCGAAAGCGCATCTCCATGCGACGGGAATCTTCGGGACGCTGATAGACCGGACGGTTCAGCTTCCGCAGATCCTGCCGGGACAGAGCGTCGATTTCTCACAGGTGTGGAAGAACATGCCGCCCTTTGAGATCGGAACTCTGCATCTCGATGTCACCGACGAGTCCGCTTCTCCGCCGGTGACATCGACGGCTGAGGCCTCGGTGACCCTGATTCCCTGGTTCACCCTGCTGGTGGTCGTACTCGTGGTGCTCGCGCTGCTGGTGGCGCTGGTGTTCTGGCGGCGGCGTCGGAGCCCTCTGCCGCTCCCAGCCGGGCGCGAGCCGTCGAAGGCCGCGGCGCCCTGA
- a CDS encoding metallophosphoesterase family protein → MTPPPPEVDPMAMTLEIDDTMDLTLDATVGINGPVPAGPVYVTGDVHGCAEQLQASLFRSGITDIDGEWAAGSAWLWFLGDLFDRGPDGIGVIDTVMRLQQQAPEHGGRVDCLLGNHEVMLLASYRLTGPGADKFQERWLGNGGQPKDLRALTEEHARWLESLPAMALVDDHLLIHSDTVTYRELGGDIATVNATVQAVLREYTDLEAWDRLTHLVTARFAFADDGTNALEFLAEFGGSQIVHGHSPIPLVFDIPAEDITGPMIYAEGRAVNMDTGTFLGGPCLISPLPSIPPRPQG, encoded by the coding sequence ATGACGCCGCCGCCGCCCGAAGTCGACCCCATGGCCATGACCCTGGAGATCGACGACACCATGGACTTGACGCTCGACGCAACGGTCGGGATCAACGGACCCGTGCCGGCCGGGCCGGTCTATGTCACGGGCGACGTGCACGGCTGCGCGGAGCAGTTGCAGGCCTCTTTGTTCCGCAGCGGCATCACCGACATCGACGGCGAGTGGGCCGCGGGATCGGCGTGGCTGTGGTTCCTCGGCGACCTGTTCGACCGCGGCCCGGACGGCATCGGCGTCATCGACACCGTGATGCGGCTGCAGCAGCAGGCCCCGGAGCACGGCGGCCGCGTCGACTGCCTGCTGGGCAACCACGAGGTCATGCTGCTGGCGTCCTACCGGCTGACCGGCCCCGGCGCGGACAAGTTCCAGGAGCGGTGGCTCGGCAACGGCGGCCAGCCCAAGGACCTGCGGGCCCTGACCGAGGAGCACGCGCGCTGGCTGGAGTCGCTGCCGGCGATGGCGCTGGTCGACGACCACCTGCTGATCCACTCCGACACGGTGACCTACCGCGAGCTCGGCGGCGACATCGCCACGGTGAACGCCACGGTGCAGGCGGTGCTGCGGGAGTACACCGACCTGGAGGCCTGGGACCGGCTCACGCACCTGGTGACCGCGCGGTTCGCGTTCGCCGACGACGGGACCAACGCGCTGGAGTTCCTGGCGGAGTTCGGCGGCTCGCAGATCGTGCACGGGCACTCGCCGATCCCGCTGGTGTTCGACATCCCGGCCGAGGACATCACCGGCCCGATGATCTACGCCGAGGGACGCGCGGTGAACATGGACACCGGGACGTTCCTTGGGGGGCCGTGCCTGATCAGCCCGCTGCCGTCGATACCGCCGCGGCCGCAGGGCTGA
- a CDS encoding helix-turn-helix domain-containing protein: MPPDNADAHSIGVHLDRLLEARGLTLTELADRVGVTVVNLSVLKNGRAKAIRFSTLTALCRELGCQPGDLLSYQPDGLE; this comes from the coding sequence ATGCCGCCGGACAACGCCGACGCCCACTCGATCGGCGTGCACCTGGACCGTCTGCTGGAAGCGCGTGGTCTGACCCTGACCGAGCTCGCCGACCGGGTCGGGGTCACCGTCGTGAACCTGTCCGTGCTGAAGAACGGCCGGGCGAAGGCCATCCGTTTCAGCACCCTGACTGCCCTGTGCCGGGAGCTCGGCTGCCAGCCCGGGGACCTGCTCAGCTACCAGCCCGACGGGCTGGAATGA
- a CDS encoding class E sortase, with the protein MARAGAILRIAVRTVGELLVTFSALLALFIVYQLYYTNVVGRRDMTHEVNVMHKQWTATAPAHPAAPAPHGESAPVPAPPPPPVLHNGDDVAILYIPRLGSGTGASGPDESKPDDTGIPVLEGVGLDILNKATGHYPGTALPGEVGNFAVAGHRKTHGEPFRHLDEMRAGDLVYVETAQNWYTYRIDADPVIVQPTDLAVVDPVPGEPGVQPTQDLMTLTTCNPWWSSTQRMIVTGHLIATRPRS; encoded by the coding sequence ATGGCGAGGGCAGGGGCGATTCTGCGTATCGCGGTGCGGACGGTCGGCGAGCTGCTGGTCACCTTCTCCGCACTGCTGGCACTGTTCATCGTGTATCAGCTCTATTACACGAACGTGGTCGGTCGGCGGGACATGACCCACGAAGTGAACGTCATGCACAAGCAGTGGACGGCCACGGCGCCCGCGCACCCGGCCGCCCCGGCGCCGCACGGCGAGTCCGCCCCGGTCCCGGCCCCGCCTCCGCCGCCGGTGCTGCACAACGGCGACGACGTCGCGATCCTGTACATCCCGCGCCTGGGCTCCGGCACCGGCGCGTCGGGGCCTGACGAATCAAAGCCCGACGACACCGGCATCCCGGTCCTCGAAGGCGTCGGGCTGGACATCCTGAACAAGGCCACCGGCCACTACCCGGGCACCGCGCTGCCCGGCGAGGTCGGCAACTTCGCGGTGGCCGGCCACCGCAAGACGCACGGCGAGCCGTTTCGCCACCTCGACGAGATGCGCGCCGGCGACCTGGTCTACGTGGAGACCGCGCAGAACTGGTACACCTACCGGATCGACGCCGACCCGGTGATCGTCCAGCCCACGGATCTCGCGGTGGTGGACCCGGTGCCCGGCGAGCCCGGGGTCCAGCCGACGCAGGATCTCATGACCCTGACGACCTGCAATCCTTGGTGGTCCTCCACGCAGCGGATGATCGTGACCGGGCATCTGATCGCCACCCGCCCCCGCTCCTGA